The window TCGAGCGTCGACTGCGAGGCGACGAACAGCGCCGGAGCGATGACCACACGATACGGGGACAGGTCGGAGTCGCGGCCCACGAAGTCCGTGTTCACCCCGAGGTCGAGCAGGGCATGATGCCATGCGGACACCCGCGCCTTGTAGTCGATCCGGGCCGGCGTCGCCTCCTGCTCGAGGCTCCACCACGAGTCCCAATCGGCAACGATCGCGACCGCCTGGCGCCCCACCGAGGATCCTGCCAGCTGCTCCAGCCGCTTCAGTTCACCGCCTAGCTGGACGACCTCGCGCCAGATGCGCGTATCCGTTCCCGCGTGAGGGACCATGCCGGAGTGGAACTTCTCGCCACCGCGCTGGGACTGCCGCCACTGGAAGAACATGATTCCGTCGGCGCCCCGCGCGATGGCCTGGTAGGAGAGCGCGCGCATCTGATCGGGGCGCTTGGGGGCGTTCAGTGCCCGCCAGTTCACGGCGCCCGTCGCCTGCTCCATCAGCACCCACGGAGTGCCCGGCTTCAGCGAGCGCATCAGGTCGCGCTGTAGGGCGGCGTCCTTCCACGATCCGGGATCGGCCGGGTCAGGATAGGCGTCGTCGCTTACGAAGTCGACGTCGTCCGCCCACGACCAGTAGTCGGCCGGCTTGAACATGCCCATGAAGTTCGTGGTGATGGGGATGCCCGGGCTGTGCGCCCGGAGAACCTCGGCTTCGGCGCGGTGATTCTCCAGGAGGACGTCCGATGCGAATCGGTCGAAGTCGAGCAGCTGGGCAGGGTTCCGGAACGTCGGAGCGGCTCGCGGAGGAAGGATCTCCTCGAAGGCCGAATAGCGCTGCGACCAGAACTCGGTTCCCCAGCGCCGATTGAGCTCGTCAATGGTTGCGTACTTCCGCTGTAGCCAGTGGCGGAAGGCCGCGGCCGACTCGTCGCCGAAGTCGCGCGGGTTGTCATTGCCGAACTCGTTGCCGATGTGCCAGGTGATGAGTGCCGGGTGTCGTCCGTAGCGCTCGGCAAGCGCACGCACCAGCCGGAGAGACAGTCGCCGATACGTGGACGAGCTCGGGTTGAAGTGCTGTCGGCTTCCCGGCGACAGCACATGGCCCCACTCGTCGGTGAGAAGCACCTCCGGGTACGCCGAGGTCAACCACGGCGGAGGGCTGGCGGTCGCGGTGGCGAGGTCGACGCGGATGCCCGCACGGTGGAGCAGCTCGAAGACCCGGTCGAGCCAGCCGAACTCGAAGCGTCCCTCTTCGGGCTCGAGTTGCGCCCAGGAGAAGACGCCGACCGTCGCGACCGTGACTCCCGCCTCCTGCATCAGGCGGATGTCCTCAGCCCACACATCCTCGGGCCACTGTTCAGGGTTGTAATCCGCTCCGTACCAGAAACGCATTCGTACTCCTTCGTCTATATTCGGTAAATTATTTGCAGAGTCGCACGACGCAGAGAGGCCCCGAATGACCACCGCCGCTGAACCCAGCCCGCTTCAGCTTCTCCGTGATGCGCTGCCAACGCTCACGGGGGCGCGCCTTCGTGTCGCCGAGGTCGTCCTCGCCGATCCGCTCGAGGCCGGACGGAAGTCGATCACGTGGCTCGCCACCCGCGCTGAAACACAGCCGGCGACCGTCACGCGGTTGTCGTCCTCGCTCGGATACTCCGGGTTTCCGGCATTCCGGGCCGCGATCGCGAGCGAAAGCGGCCGTGAGCTGCAGGCGGGCTGGGCGAGCGACATCGGAACCGACGTGGCACCCGATGATCCGCCGGAGACGATCATGAACGTGCTCGCCGGGCACCAGTTCCGAGCGCTGCGCAGCGCCCTGGCCAACGTCGACCTGGCGCGGATCGCTCGGGCTGCCGACCTCATCGCGTCGGCCGACCGCGTCGAGATCTTCGGAGAATGGGGTGACCATCCGCCCGCCGACGAGCTCCAGATGCGCCTGATGCGCCTCGGTGTGCCCGTGTGGATGCACGACGGCGCGTACGGGGCGAGAGTCGGCGCCAGCCTGCTCGGCCCGGAGGGGGTTGCGATCGCGATCTCGCGCAACGGCGACAGCGAGATCGCGCAAGCATTCCTGGCTGAGGCCGCCGCGCACGGCGCGACGACCATCGCCATCACAGGGGCCCCCGATGGGGCAGTGGGCGCGGCCTCCGACATCGTCCTCTTCACGGGAACCGGCGGCGGGCGCACCTGGACCGAATACTTCGCGGGACGCGCCAGCGACGGCTTCGTGGGCGGCGTGCTGTGGATGCTGGTCGCTCAGCGTCGCGGCGCTTCGTTCATGCTGCCCGGCTGAGCTGCCGAACCGCGTCATCGGAAGACGCGGACTCCCACGACGGTGGCCCACGCCGACCCGTTCGTGGCCTCCACGACGACCCGCAGCGCCGAGATGCGCTCGTCGAGTGCCACGTCGTGCGCGCGATGCCGCACCCGGTTACCGGTCACGCTGACGACCGTACGCCATCCGTCGGCGGTCTCCACGTCGACGCGGTAATCGCGGACGAGCTCGGGGATGACAGGGAATGGCGTGCGGTGGTGGTGCAGGTTGACGAGGTCTTCGTCCACGTCGTCGTTGAAGACCAACTCGACCCGTCCGATGCTGACGGCTTCCTTCCAGCGGACCTCGAGGTGCTCAGGCTGGTCGCCCGCCATCTCCGCAGACGACCAGAGCGCCGGCCCGCGGTACGGCCGGGCGAACCCGCCGGACACGTTCGACGGCCTGTAAGCCCGGGTGAACGGTGTCGCCTCGAACACCACTGACTGCCGTCGCAGCTCGGCGGCCGACCATGCATTGGACTGGGGCCGATGCAGGTCGGTAGCCGGTGTCCGGCTGAGCAGCCCGAGGGTGCCGTAGGGCGCTGGGCGGGGGTTCACCACGACCGACAGTCCGGCGGCACGGCGGATCAGGACCACCACATCCTCCGGCTCCGCCGGCTCGTATCCGAAGTCCGCTTCCAGCATGCTCAAGCCGCCCTGTACCTCCACCTCGCGGCGGTCGATGAAGCTCACCGGGATGTGATTCTCGCCGCCCGCGGTACTCCACAACTCCACGGTGACGCTGGTCGAACCCTCGGCCTCGATCAGAATCCGTATCCGGTCTAGACGCGGATCGACTGGAAGGTGCAGCCCGAAGTCGTGCTCGTCCAGCGGGTAGGACACGGCATCTTCCTCGACCGCGACGGCGAGCTCCGTGAGGGTCGATGAGGCACTGACCTCCCCCGTCAGTGCGAGGTCGTCGGCCGCCTCCCACGGCACGCCGAGCATCGAGGCGTCTCCGCGAAGCAGCAACTCGTGCAACTCCGTCAGCCTTTCGCTACCGATGGTGCGAGGCGGCTCGCCGTAGCGGGCCGCGAGGGCGGCGCCTGCGCCGGCCGCCTCCCCGGTGACCGCGCAGGTCGCCATGACCCGGGTGGTGCCGAAGGCGACGTGGCTGGCGGAGATGTCGCGTCCCGCCATGAGCATGTTCGTGACGTTGCGCGAGTAGAGCGAGCGGAAGGGGATGTGGTAGACGCCGGAGGTGAAGAGGTGCTTCGAGCCCTCGTCTGTCGAGTACATGCCTCCCGGCGGGTGCAGGTCGATGGACCAGCCACCGAAGCCGATCGTGTCCGGGAATCGGGTCTGCTCCATGATGTCGTTCTGCGTGAGCACGTAGTCGCCGACGAAGCGTCGGTATTCGCGTTTGCCCGGTACGGAGCCGACCCACTCCAGCGTCAGCGTATCGGCGTCGTAGAGGCCCGAGTTCTTGATGTGATCCCAGATGCCGTAGACGACGCCCCACAGCTCGTCCCTAATCGCTTCGTTGTCGTGGACGGCATCCAGCTCACCGCCCCATTCGATCCACCAGTAGTCGCATCCGTTGGCCCGGGTGTCGATCCGGCGGTGGGCGAGGATGCTCGTCGCGGCGATGTCCTTGGTGATCGAGGGCGGCACGAATCTGACAGGCTCGCCCACATCCTTGGTGTAGAAGAAGAGCGTGCTCCCGAGCATGTTGTCGTCAGGAACCTCGGGCGCCCACTCCTCGCCGTAGACCGATGCGGCCTCGCGTCCGGACGCGTACCAGGCTCCCGCGAGGTGGCCGACCAGTCCGTCGCCGCTCGCGTCGACGAAGACCGGGCCGGAGAACACGATGCGCTTCTCGGACCCCTGCTGCCACCCGGTCACCGATCGGATGATCCTCTCGTCGTCGGGCCCCTCGGCGTGGACCTCGGTCACGTCGGTGTTGAGGTAAAGAGAGATCAGCGGCTCCGCCCGGACCGCGTCCAGCACGACCTGGTCCCAGTAGAACGGGTTGCCTTCCGGGTTCCGGTACTGGTTCTCGAGGAACAGCTCGCCCATCACACCGGTCTCCCTCGCGAACTTCTGTGCGCCGTGGGCGGTGGCACCGCAGACCCATACCCGGATCTCGGAGCTGGAGTTTCCGCCGAGTACCGGCCGATTGTTGATGAGGGCGACAGTGGCGCCGGAGCGAGCGGCCCGGATCGCCGCCGCCACGCCGGCAAGACCACCGCCGATGACTGTCACATCCGACACGACGGTGTGTTGCTGCATCCCGCTCATACTCCTTCGACTTAAGCCGTGGAAAAAGAATAGCATCTGCCAACGGCTAACATGGCCCAAAGGACAAATGATTTGTAGATCGGACAGTATGACGACCTTCACCATCGGAGAAAGCGACTTCCTCCTCGACGGCTCTCCTTTCCGCATTCTCTCCGGGGCCATCCACTACTTCCGCGTCCACCCCGGCCAGTGGGAGGACCGGATCGTCGCTGCGCGCGAAATGGGACTGAACACCATCGAGACCTACGTCGCGTGGAACGAGCACGCCCCCGAGCGCGGTCGATTCGACACCGACGGCCGGCTCGACCTGGTTGGCTTCCTCCGGCTCGTACAGGACGCCGGGATGCACGCCATCGTGCGGCCCGGCCCGTTCATCTGCGCCGAGTGGGACAACGGCGGTCTGCCGGGCTGGCTCACGCGCGACTGCGGAGAGCACATCCGTCGATCCGACCCGGCCTACCTCGACGCGGTGGGGGAGTACTTCGCGCACGTTCTGCCGCTGCTTGCGCCGCTGCAGGTGGACTCGGGCGGACCGATCATCCTGATGCAGGTCGAAAACGAATACGGCGCCTACGGGTCGGACAAGGGGTACCTGTCCACCCTCGCTGACTGGATGCGTGCCGCGGGCATCACCGTCCCGCTCACCACGATCGACCAGCCGACCGATCAGATGCTCGCGGATGGCAGCCTTCCTGGACTGCATAAAACCGCATCCTTCGGGTCGAATGGCAGGGACAGGCTCGCCCGTCTGCGGCGCCACCAGCCGGATGGTCCGTTGATGTGCGCCGAGTTCTGGGACGGCTGGTTCGACCACTGGGGTGGCCGGCACAACACGACCGATCCGGAGGAGGCGGCGAGGCAGCTCGACGAGATCCTGTCGACCGGAGCCTCGGTGAACATCTACATGTTCCACGGAGGCACCAACTTCGGTCTCACGAACGGTGCGAACCACAAGGGGTACTACGAGCCGACGACCACCTCCTACGATTACGACGCCCCGCTCAGCGAGAACGGCGTGCGTACTCAGAAGTACGACGCCTTCCGCCGGGTGCTTTCCCGGTATACCGAGGTGCCGCCGCTGATGCGTCGCGACCCGGCGGCCTCGCCCGAGTTCGAGGTCGCGTTCGATACCGCGGCGCGGCTCCTATCCGTGCTGGCCGGGGACGCCGGGGAGTGTTTCGATACAGCGCCGACGATGGATGAGCTTGGCGCCTACCGGGGACTTGTGCTGTACCGCACGAACGTTCGAGGAGGAGTGCTGAGATTCGGCGAAATCCGCGACCGTGCCCACGTGCTGCTCGACGGTCGCAGTATCGCCGTACTCGAGCGCGAGCACAACGACCGCGCCGTCGATGTGCCAGATGGTGAAGGTGTACTGGAGATCCTCGTGGAGGATCAGGGGAGGGTGAACTACGGTCCGCGGATCGGTGAGGCGAAAGGACTTATCGGTCCGGTGACGCTGAACGGCGCCGAAGTGCGCGGGTGGGAAGTGCTGCGGGTGGACACGCAGCATCCTGGTCAGTATCTCGAGCGTGGCGGTGGTGATCGTCCCTCGGTGGTCGGTCCGGTGGTCGCGCGCGCGGTGTTCGAGCTTGAGGAGGTCGCCGACCTCCACCTGTCGACGGCCGGGCTCGGCAAGGGCATGGCATGGCTCAACGGGTGGCCGCTCGGTCGCTTCTGGTCGCGGGGTCCGCAGCAGTCCCTGTATGCGCCGGAGCCAGCGACGAGAGCCGGGCGGAACGAGCTGGTGGTGCTGGCGCTCAACGGCGCCCTCCCATCCCGGGCACGCTTCCTCGCCCATCCCGACCGTGGGCCACTGGAGGCGTGAGCGCTGATCACCGCATCCGGCGCGCCGCTTCGACCGCTGGGACAAACAAGCGCAGGTCGCCTCGGCGTTCCGCTTCCGCCAAGAGGGTGGATAGGTCGGGGTCGAGCCCATTGCGCAGTGCTCGCGCAGTCGAGTCCGGTTGATACCCGAGCTCCCGGATGGCTGTGAGTACGCGATCGCGCGTGCTCGGGCTCACCGCGCGCGAACCGTTGACCACTCGAGAGACCGTCTGCGCCGACACGCCAGCGAGCGCAGCGACATCGCGGATCGTGGGCCGACGGGCTGCAGGCGACATGCGGGCATTTTATCCCCGTATGCAAGTTAAATGCGAGGGATGCATGGAATATGCGTTCTGTGGAAGGATCGTTACATGCGTCACCAGAGGGTTCTGTTCATCGGCGGCACTGGCGTCATCAGTTCGCACTGCGTTAGCGCGGCGAACCGGGCTGGTCACGAAGTCACGGTTCTCACGCGTGGCGTGCGCGATGATCACGAGATCCCGGACGGAGTGCGGTCGCTGGTCGGTGACATCCGGGATCCCGAGCGCTCCCGTCTACTCACCGAGTCAGGTGGCTTTGACATCGTGGTCGACTTCCTCGCGTTCGACCCGGAGGACGTTCGCTCGCGGATTGATCTGCTGGACGGCTGCGTCGCCCAGTATGTCTTCATCAGCTCGGCGTCCACCTATCTCAAGCCTCCCGCGCGTCTGCCGGTCACCGAGTCCGCCCCGCTGCGCAACCCCCACTCCGCCTATGCCCGCGCGAAGATCGCGTGCGAGGACGTCCTCGTCGCCGCGTTCCGTGAGCGGTCGTTTCCCGCGACCATCGTCCGGCCGTCGCACACCTACGACCAGACGTCCATCCCGACCCTCGGCCGCTGGACCGACATCGCGCGCATGCGCGCCGGCAAGCCGGTGATCGTCCACGGCGACGGCACCACACCCTGGACGATCACGCACGCGAGGGATTTCGCGACCGCATTCTCTGGCCTGCTCCGCCACCCAGCCGCGATCGGAGACGTATTTCACATCACCGGCGACCACGCGCCCACCTGGGACCAGATCTACACGTGGCTCGCCGAGGCGGCAGGTGTGGAGCCGCGCCTGGTCCATGTCCCGTCCGAAACGCTGGGCGCTATACGGCCCGATTGGTCGGCGACCCTCGTCGGGGACAAAGCCCATGCGATGGTTTTCGACAACTCCAAGCTGAAGGCACTCGTTTCAGGGCTGGGCCCAGCGCAGACCTTCGACGAGGGTGCGCGGGAGATCGTCGCCTGGTACAACGCGCATCCCGAACGGCAGATCGTCGACGCGGGGACCGATGCGGTCTTCGACGTTCTCGTCGAACGATTCGGGGGTCGGTGAGATGATCCGGTCGGACGGACTGCGTTGGGGGATCCTGGGAACCGGCGTCATCGCGAGTTTGATGGTCGGCGATTTGCAGAGGGATGGTCACGTCGTGGCCGCCGTCGGCTCCCGCCGGCCGGAAGTGGCGGCCGCGTTCGCGGAGAAACACGAGATCCCACAGTCGCATGGCAGCTACGAGGAGCTGGTCGGGAATCCCGCTGTCGACATCGTGTACGTCGCCACTCCCCATGTGCTGCACCTCCCGAACGCGCTTCTGGCGCTCTCCGCTGGGAAGCACGTGCTTGTGGAGAAGCCGTTCACGATGGACGCGGACGAGGCTGGTCGGCTCGCCGCAGCGTCCCGCTCGGCGGGTCTTGTGGCGATGGAGGCCATGTGGACGCGGTGGTTGCCGCACATGAACCGCATCCGTGAGCTCGTGGCTGCCGGCGCCCTGGGGGAACTGCGTACGGTCGTCGCGCACCACGGCCGACGCGTCGTGGCGCCGCCGACGGACCGGATGTACGACGCACGCCTGGGCGGCGGCGCACTCCTGGACTCCGGCATCTATCCCGTCTCCTTCGCGTGGGACCTGCTGGGCGCGCCGATCGGCGTGGAAGCTGTGGCACATCTGACGTCGACAGGGGTCGACCGCCAGACGTCAATGCTCCTCACCTACGAGACAGGGGCGACGGCCGCTCTGACGTGCGAACTGGACGCTGCGAATCTAAACAACGCCGTGGTCGTCGGCACAGAGGCACGCATCGAGCTGGACGCTCCGTTCTTCGCACCGACGGGCTTCCGTCTGGTGGATGCGGGTGGGACGGTGATCGAGGAGTACCGGTCAGTGATCGAGGGTCGAGGAATGCAGTTCCAGGCACGTGCGATCGAGAGCGTCATCGCGAATGGGCAGGCGGGCGACCCGGTTCTCCCTCTGGATGAGAGCGTCGCCATCATGGGCACCGTGGACCTGATACGCGAGCGCATCGGCCTCACCTATCCCGCTCGCTGACTGCGAGCACTATGAACACAACGCGCGCCACCTGATCGTCCCTTCTTACGGTTGTCCCACCCGTTCCCGCGGGTCACCGTAGACATCACAGAAGGACGACCCATCATGACCACGTGCACACCACCTCCGACGGACCGGATCGGATCGAACCGTCCGGACGCCATTGCAGCGCCGCGTCGGCGCCGGCGTCGCGCTCTCGCGCTCGGCGTTACCTCTCTTCTCGCCGCGTCCGGCATCGTCGCCGTCGGCTCGGTTCCGGCGGGCGCCGCGACCGAACCGGCGCCGGCGCCCACGTATGTGGCCTTCGGTCACAGCGGTTCGGACGCCGCGCTGAAGCGTGTGATCGTCGGCCATGGCGACACGGAGCCGACGGACGTCCGCTTCGATCAGTGGGTCGATCCGACCAGCGCTGCAATCGGCAACGATGGCGACATCTACGTCTCCGACACCGGGGCACACACGTTGTACCGCATTGATGCGTCCCTCGACCCGCATGTCGTCCCGCTCCCCAGCGGTACCGTTCCCGGTGCGCTCGCGGTCGATGGGCAGGGCACCGTTTCGGTCTACGACTCCGCCAATCAGCGCATCGTGCGCGTGGGGGCTCAGGGCACCGTCGAGTTCCCCGTCACCGGTCCCCTCAACGACCTCGCGGTCGGCGCGGACGGCGACCTGTTCGGCTACCGCGCGCAGACCGGTTCGATCGTCCACGTCGATCTCACGACGGGGCAGGAGCAGCCGGTGGCATCCGCGGCGGGAGCGAAGGGTCTGGCGATCGACGCATCTGGCAACTTCTACACCACGGTCCCCGGCACGCCGTCGCAGGTTCTCAAGATCGGTCCTGGCAACACGAAGACGCCGATCTCCGGTGCCTGGTCGATGCCGAGCGGCGTCGCCGTGGGCGAGGACGGCAGCCTTTACGTCGCGAACACCGGTGCCGGGGCCATCCGCATCGTCGCGAAGGACGGATCCCAGCGTGTTACCCCGTTCGATGGCCTTGTCCCGCTAGGGGTCGCGGTCGCGCCTAGTGCGCCCGCCTTCACAAGCGAGGCTCCCACCGGCGCCCCGCTCGGCCAGTCCTTCCGATTCGCCTTCCATGCGAGCGGCGTGCCGGCGCCGGTGCTGTCGATCAGCAGCGACAGCGCGGTCCCCGGCCTGCAGTTCGACGCGACCACGGGGACGCTCGCGGGCACCCCGAGCGCGCCGGGCACGCATTCGTTCACCGTGACCGCCCGGAATGCATCTGGAACGGCGACGCAGCACGTCGACCTCACAGTGGGCAGCGCGCCGGTGTTCGGCACGATCACCTCCCCGCAGGAGGCGCGGGTCGGATCCGACTACAGCGCCTCGTTCCCGGCGACCGGTTCCCCGGCGCCGACCTACTCGGCCGCCGGTCTGCCCGAGGGCCTGAGCATCGACACCGCCACTGGGATGGTCTCGGGTAAGCCCAAGACCGTCGGCGAGTACAGCTACACCGTCACGGCGACCAACGCCGTCGGCGCCGTGACGACCGCAGCCCAGAAGTTGACCGTCAGCACGGGCGAGCTCGTGGTCGACCGCGTCTCGGGGGCCGACCGGTACGACACCTCCGTCCAGGTCTCGCGGGAGGCGTTCGCAGACGACTCCGCCAAGGTGGTCTTCGTCGCCAGCGGGAACTCCTTCGCCGATGCCCTGTCGGCAGGTCCGGCCGCCGCCAAACTGGGAGGCCCCGTCCTCCTCACCGCTCCGGGCGCGCTGCCCGGCGGAGTCGCGGACGAGATCCGGCGCCTCGGTGCTAAGCGGGTCGTCGTCGTGGGCGGGAACGCCGTGGTGTCCGACTCGGTGCTGGCCTCGCTCGCGGCCATTGTGCCGGACACGGTGAGGGTCGGCGGTGCGGACCGGTTCGCCACCTCCCGCGCCATCGCCCAGTTCGGGTTCGGCTCGCAGGGGGCTTCCGATGCCGTCGTCGCCACCGGACTGAACTTCCCGGACGCCCTTTCGGCGGGTGCCGCCATCGGTGCACGCGGACCGGTCGTGCTCGTCAACGGCGGCGCTTCGGACATCGACACCGACACCCGGGCGCTGCTCGGGTCCAAGGGTCTGGGCGTCAAGAACATCTGGATCGCTGGCGGCACCGCTGTCGTCTCCCCGGGTATCCAGTCCGGGCTGGGAACGGTGGCGACGACCACCCGCCTCGCCGGAAGCGACCGCTACGGGACGTCGGAGGCGATCAACGCGGCCTTCTTCTCCAAGAGCGGAGCGGACCGGATGCTGCTGGCGACCGGTACGAACTTCCCGGACGCCCTGTCGGGCGGAGCATGGGCGGGCTCCTTCCACGGACCGCTGTCGCTCTCGCCGGGTGGATGCGTGCCGCAGGGGGTGCTCTCCTCGATCACGTCCCTCGGAGTGTCGCACGTCACGCTCCTGGGCGGCGAGGCCGCGCTCTCGCCCGCCGTCGAGAAGCTGACCGCCTGCTAGCGCGATCGCTTTCACCGCAGGCCGGCCGGTCCGTCAGATGACGGGCCGGCCGTTCGGCGTATGTGTGCCGCGGAGGTCGCGATCACTACGAGCAGAACCTGCGAGCGCGCCTCCCGGGGATCCAGGATGGAATCGCACCGGACAACGGTGGTGCTGGGATCCGGGTCCCCTTCTGTGTCTCATCGCCACCGTCGGGTGCTGACCGCGGCCGGATCGGGAAACGGCCGCGGTCATCAAGCGGGGTGCGCTCGTCGGGCGGGGGCACCCCGCCCTATGCATAGGCCCGGACGCTGACGACGCGGGCCAGCGGGTCGCCGTTCGTGCTCGTCACCACCACCCGCAGAGAAGATGTCTCGACAGGCCCGTCGAGGGTGTGGATGCGGTGACGGCGACGGTTCCCGGCGATGTCGGCGACGGTCTTCCATGCGCCATCGACGAGGGCTTCGATGCGGTAGTCGCGTACCAGTTGCGGGAAGACCCGGTGCGGGGTGCGGTGGTGGTGGAGCGTGTTGAGCTCGACATCCACGTCGTCGTCGAAAACGAGTCGAACGCTGCGGATGGTCTGCGGCTCCGCC is drawn from Leifsonia shinshuensis and contains these coding sequences:
- a CDS encoding cell wall-binding repeat-containing protein; protein product: MTTCTPPPTDRIGSNRPDAIAAPRRRRRRALALGVTSLLAASGIVAVGSVPAGAATEPAPAPTYVAFGHSGSDAALKRVIVGHGDTEPTDVRFDQWVDPTSAAIGNDGDIYVSDTGAHTLYRIDASLDPHVVPLPSGTVPGALAVDGQGTVSVYDSANQRIVRVGAQGTVEFPVTGPLNDLAVGADGDLFGYRAQTGSIVHVDLTTGQEQPVASAAGAKGLAIDASGNFYTTVPGTPSQVLKIGPGNTKTPISGAWSMPSGVAVGEDGSLYVANTGAGAIRIVAKDGSQRVTPFDGLVPLGVAVAPSAPAFTSEAPTGAPLGQSFRFAFHASGVPAPVLSISSDSAVPGLQFDATTGTLAGTPSAPGTHSFTVTARNASGTATQHVDLTVGSAPVFGTITSPQEARVGSDYSASFPATGSPAPTYSAAGLPEGLSIDTATGMVSGKPKTVGEYSYTVTATNAVGAVTTAAQKLTVSTGELVVDRVSGADRYDTSVQVSREAFADDSAKVVFVASGNSFADALSAGPAAAKLGGPVLLTAPGALPGGVADEIRRLGAKRVVVVGGNAVVSDSVLASLAAIVPDTVRVGGADRFATSRAIAQFGFGSQGASDAVVATGLNFPDALSAGAAIGARGPVVLVNGGASDIDTDTRALLGSKGLGVKNIWIAGGTAVVSPGIQSGLGTVATTTRLAGSDRYGTSEAINAAFFSKSGADRMLLATGTNFPDALSGGAWAGSFHGPLSLSPGGCVPQGVLSSITSLGVSHVTLLGGEAALSPAVEKLTAC